The following proteins are co-located in the Paludibaculum fermentans genome:
- a CDS encoding TIGR03067 domain-containing protein yields the protein MPQDLDHLQGTWLVTSLELDGQSLPESLHAEARITVTGPRFQSTGMGAVYEGTLRLDETQTPAHLDMHFEAGPETGNTNLAIYELAGATWRLCLATRGNTRPTSFATTPGSGIALETLTRDTPGASARQPAEATPVPEPSPSAGEPVTELGGKWTMVSGIVDGKQLDPSTAGFVKRVTQGSKTTISAGPQTMLQFEFTADPSASPKAIDYRHTAGPIKGKTQLGIYEFEGALLRIHMAAAGEARPTEFTPPPGSKSSFTIWKKA from the coding sequence ATGCCGCAGGACCTCGACCACCTCCAGGGCACCTGGCTCGTCACCTCCCTCGAACTCGACGGCCAGAGCCTGCCCGAAAGCCTCCACGCCGAGGCGCGCATCACCGTCACCGGCCCTCGCTTCCAAAGCACCGGCATGGGAGCCGTCTACGAAGGCACCCTCCGTCTCGACGAAACCCAGACGCCCGCCCATCTCGACATGCACTTCGAGGCCGGTCCGGAAACTGGCAACACGAACCTCGCCATCTACGAACTCGCTGGAGCCACCTGGCGTCTCTGCCTCGCCACCCGAGGCAACACCCGACCCACGTCCTTCGCGACAACCCCAGGCAGCGGCATCGCCCTGGAAACCCTCACGAGAGACACACCAGGCGCATCCGCCAGACAACCAGCCGAAGCCACCCCCGTCCCCGAACCGAGCCCCTCCGCCGGAGAGCCCGTCACGGAGCTCGGCGGCAAATGGACCATGGTCTCCGGCATCGTCGACGGCAAGCAGTTGGACCCCTCCACGGCCGGCTTCGTCAAACGCGTCACGCAAGGCAGCAAAACGACGATCTCCGCCGGCCCCCAGACCATGCTGCAGTTTGAGTTCACAGCCGATCCCTCCGCCAGTCCGAAGGCCATCGACTACCGCCACACAGCCGGCCCCATCAAGGGCAAAACCCAGCTCGGAATCTACGAATTCGAGGGCGCTCTCCTCCGGATCCACATGGCCGCGGCAGGAGAAGCAAGACCCACGGAATTCACCCCGCCGCCAGGCAGCAAATCCTCATTTACAATCTGGAAAAAGGCCTGA